TTTGCGGACACGCTCGCTTACCAACTTGCGTTGAATATACTGTTCAGCGTCAGGGAAGATGGTGACGCGATGCCCTGCCTCTTCCAAAGCCCGGATACGATGCACCGCATCGCTGGCGTTGGTCAGTGGAACTTGATCCGCATTGCCTACAATTTCTTCAACCTTCTCGTCTGCCTTATGAGGCAAGTTGAAGATGATTCCCTGAGCAGCCCCGTAGCTGATGCGAACCGACAGTCGTTTTCTGCGATACGGTTTCAGATTTTTCTTTGCGAAGCGTTTCTGGACTTTGGTCTGCACATGCAGAATATGTTTGCACGTGCCCAGATGATTGGTTTTGAAATCGGGACACGTGCAGTACGACTCGCCCGCCCCAAGGCCTCGCAAGGCGACTCGATAACTGCGTCCCGACTGCTGGCTGGTTACGACGTAATCGACCCATGGTTTTTCGGTGTTCATCGACCGAACCTTCATGGATTCCTTTGCGGCACGCGCCTGCCGTTCAGCGACGGCTCGGTGCAGCAATTCGGATTCGGTCAGATTCTCCAACGGCACTGACATATCCGGCGGCATAGCCAGGCCGAGTTCCGACCTGGCATCCAACAGGAATTCAACTGCCGTGCCGAGATGTTCGCAGGGAACGTTGCATTGATCGCAGTTGCACTGCAGCTGTTTGGCCCGACTCGATTGAAGTGTCATCGTCGCGATGGCCACACCACCATGAACTTCCGCATCTTCCACTCGAACCCGGAACAAATCACCACCCAGGAACACGTCTCGATCCGAAAGCACTTCGAACTTCTGCCCGCCAGACTGAATGAGTTTCGCTCCGTCGTCGCCGAGCATTTGACAGGCTTGGTAGTATGTCAGTGAACCCAGCCGCTGATGGAATACGTTGACCTTTTTCTTTTTGCCGCTGCCGCTGTTCTGCGATTTGGTTGATGACTTCATCCGGCCTGCCATGAGAGTGCTCCGTGCGTTACTGGGCGTGGTAGGTTGCCACTGTAAATCTAGCGAGCCTGTGCGTGGTTGGACAGGGTGTGAGGCTCGATTCGAACAGATCAGGTTGCGGACATTCGAAGCCGAGATTTGATCTCAGACAAACCCGCCATGCGTAGTAAGCAGCGGTCAGAACTTCCCGTCCCGAGTTTCGAAATGAGTCGGCTTGCCCAATGACGCTCCTCCCTGTTGCAGCCAGCCTGCCGTGGCCTGAATCATCTCGTCGAGCGACACCGACACGTCGCCGAAGTGGTCGAATGATTTTGATGCATTCGACAGCCACGCCGTATCTGCTTCTGCCCCTGTAATTTCCGGTGACACGCCGAACAATTCGCCGAACCGCATCGCGAGTTCACGAACCGAAACCAGTTCCCGACCAGTGACGTTCATCGCGGCGGCCGGTGACTCAGCATGAGCGAGACACTGCAGTGCGCGAGCGTTTGCGTCGCCCTGCCAGATGACGTTTACGTGGCCCATTGCCACATCGATCGGCTGGCGATTCAGCACTTTTGTCGCCACGTCGTGTAACACTCCATACCGGAGATCGACGGCATAGTTTAGCCGGAACAGCAAAACGGGCGTGCCGAATTCGCGAGCGTAGTAGCTGAAGATTCGTTCTCGAGCCACGCACGAATTGGCGTATTCCCCGGGCGGCCCCAAGACATCCGTCTCCACCGATCCACCGCTGTTGACGTCGACCAACGGGTACACGCAGCCAGTTGAAAACATGACAATCCGAGAGTCCTTGTAGCGTTCGCCCACATTCGCCGGTACGACCGCATTCATCATCCAGGTAAGATCCGGACGATCGCCGGTTCCGAACTTATGGCCCGCCATGAAGATCACATTCGGAGCATCGGGCAATGCTGTCACTTCGTCACGGTTCAACAAATCGCAGCGGATGGTGCGGACGCCATGCTGTTCCAACTCAGCCTTCGCCGCATCATTGCTGAAGCGAGAAACGGCGATCACCTGCTGACTGTCCGGCAACGCTCGACGAACCATTCGAGCCAGCGTCGGCCCCATTTTACCAGCGGCGCCCAGCACAATTACGTCACCAAATACCGATCGCATCGATTCGCGCAGACCGTCCGTCGGAGTGCTCAGCCAGTCGTCCAGTTCCTCATTATTGATGGGTGTTTTGCTCATGGCGGGAGTATAGAATCGCCGGATCCGGAATGCACCCGACTTCTGATTTCGTCAGTGAACGATCAACCTTCGCTGTGAATCGTCCTCCCTGCACTTCAACTTGTAAAACGCACCCATGAATAGCGCCGTCGCCTTAGCCTGGAAGACGTTCCGGCTTCAGCCCGATCTGAGGGAAGAGATTCCTCAAACGCCAACGGCCGTGTTTCATTTTTGCGACAACGAACAAGACGCCAACGAGTGCGCTGAATTAGTCGTCGCCGGTCGAAAACGGGCGACCTGCTGTTCCTTGGCAGAACTGGAAACAGAAGGAGTAGCGCTGCCCAAGCCGGGCGATTGGAACGTTGTCACGGGCTGGTCCGGCCAGCCCGTGGCCATCATTCGCACTGTGCAGATTGAATTTCTCCGATTCCGAGAAGTCACGGAAGAACATGCCGCAATGGAAGGAGAAGGAGACGGTTCGCTGCAATATTGGAGGACTGCACACGAAGCCTATTTCCGCAGAGTCCTAACCGAAACCCAGCACCAGTTTCACCCGGACATGCAGTTAGCCTTCGAACAGTTTGAATTAGTCCAGGCGATTCGTGCGTGACAGGCTGTGATGCCGAGTAAATAACCGGCATTCGCCACGGTGCGGTGTTGCAGACTGCTTCCAAGTCGGCTTTCCCGTTGCGATCCTGCCGGACAACGTCACAGTGAACCTCGCTGACTTGTGGCCGCGGAACAGGCGTTTCGGACGATGGAGGCTGTGTCCCACGAGCCCAAGCCGTCCACAACAAGTGGGAAACGGCTCTAGCCCCCACACGATTGCTCCTGCCCAGCACGCACATCGAAAACTGCGACGCTGGACTCCGAAAGCAGGGAAATCTCGGCGTATCACCCGCATTCTTCAGCAAGCGGCGGCATTGAAAGCGGATGCCGAGGAATGCGAGGCCAAAAAGCGAATTGGGCAGGCTTAGAACCGCTAACAAAACCTGTGTGAGCCGCGACGTTTGTGGTTTCGTTTCAGGCAAGAAGTGAGAAGGAGGCGACAAATGTCGTCGACGACGAACGACGCCGCCTGAGGCGGAAACACAAGCGTCCCGGAGGGTTGCGACGACAGCAGCCGATCTGCGGCGTCAGCGCTCCTCGACGACATCTGTCGCCTCGTCACTTTTCCTTGCATCTCGACCACTGTCATCACAACGCGGCCACACAGGTTTGGTTAGCCCAACTTCGCCAACTCGAGTCACGAAGGCAGTGTTTTGTGGGGTGAGCGGCGAAAAGTTTCCACTACATTTGCTTTTGGATTATTTTTGAGGGCAGTTTGAGGCTCAGCTTTTCCAGAAGAATCTGTTGATGGTCGGAGGGCTTTGACACGCAGCGGGTGCGGATCTCCGGGCCGGTGCGAGTGGGCAGGACGACGTCCATCGAACGGATCTCCGACAGCTCCGCAAGCACACGGCGCGGTTCGTCGCCCAGCCCTGCTTTGCTGCACAGCTGGCCGAGCGTCTTCCACAACACATACGCCAGAAAACACACGAAGATGTGTGCCAGAACACGGTCCTCCTTCTGATGCCAGATCGGGCGGATCGAAAGATCGCTTTTGTGGATTCGGAACGCGGCTTCCGCTTCGGTCAGTTGGATGTACGCCTTCCAAAGTTCTTCGTCGGACCAGTCGCTGACATTCGTTCGCAGCAGATAGCATCCGGAACTCAGAGTCGCCCAGTCACGCGTAGCTTCGATCTTTGACCATTCGATGCGTGCGGCCCCGTCATCTGTCTTCGTGACTTTCACGTCGAAGAGCTTTGCCGCTCGAGTGTTCTTTCCGAGCAGCCGGCCGATCTCACGTTCGACCTTCATCGGGTCGCGTTTCTGTTTATCGCACCGCGCCGTCATGCGGATGAGCGACTCTTCGATCTTCTTTTCGAAGCGCTGTGTGATCGCTTCTTCCTTCTTTGATCGATCGCGACTGCGACACAGGATGAATGTCTCCGGCGATGTGTTGCAGTCTTCCGATTCATCCGGATCGTCGCTGCCGGGCCACGGCACGACCTTGACTTCCAGGCCATCGCGAATGCTGGTCCAGTCTTCCTTCAGCAGCTCGTGTTCAAACTTCTTCAGCATCGATTTGGGAGTGCCGACGATGTAGCGTCGACCGCCTTCGCGCAGGAATTCGATGTTGTCTTCCGACACCATGCCGCGATCCATGACCCAGATGCGATCGCTTTTCCCGTAGCGTGCTTCCATCGTTTCGACGATGTGTTCCACGGTAGTAACGTCGGCCGTATTGCCGGCAAACACCTTGTATCCCAGCGGCATTCCGCATCGAGACACCACCAGCCCGATGCAGACCTGCTTGCAGTCGCTGCGGTTATCGCGCGAATAGCCACGCTGAGCCAGCGGATTGCGTTCGGCCTGACCTTCGAAGTAAGTGCTGGTGACGTCATACATCAGCAGGTCGTATTCGAGATCGAACAGATGGCCAAGGCGATTCTTCAGATGCGTTTCCAATGCGTCCTTGTGCGGCAGCAGCTGATCGAGTGTGCGGTACAGCCGATTATCGTTCACACGTTCTTCGCTCACGCCGAGCAGATCCCGCAGTGCCGTTTTCGGATACCATTGTTCGGCGGTGAAGAGTTCGCTGGCAGGTTCGAGCAGCCGCGCAATGATCAGAATCAGCGAACTCACATCCCAGCCGACCAGTTCACGACCTTCAGGGATCGCGTTGCTCAGGAACGTATCCAGTTGCAGCGTGCGAATCAGGTGCAGAGCCATCCACGGCCCGCCGAACTGTCGCAGGTTTTCCACACGAACTCCGGCGGCGTTGACTTCGACCCATCGCGGAGTCACGGCAGACGCATCATCATCGAACTCGAATCGCATCTGTCGACTGAGCGGTTGTGACTGATCAGCGGTGACACCGGGTGCAACCTCATCGCTACCGGCCAAAACTTCCGCCGCCTGATGGACGCCCAGTCGACCGGCTTCGTCAAGCTTCCCCAGCCACGCGACCACCCGCTGCCGCGGCCCACTGGCCGAGCGATACGATTCGACCAGCGCCCAGTAGGCGTGGCGACGACCGTTTTTGATCCGATGGCATTGGCGAATGAACATGATCGCAAATGCTACCGACCGATCTCCGACCAACCAGATCAGAGGTCGTCACTACATCGTGTTTCAGATTTCAAACGCTGGACTTTTGAAACTTCGATAACAAAAACACGAGGAATAAATTCTCTGCAACCACATTTTGTGCGGCTGCTGGGGAAGTTGGGTTAACGCGGAGTGCGCAAAGACGCAGAGGACCGCAGAGAGAAATGCAGCCCCTGGCCAGCTCTGCGCCCCTCTGCATTTCAATCCGAGCGTGACGGCACTACTGCGAATGCGTTGCCGGGTGCCACTGGCCTTGCCGGTATGTGAACGGTTACGCGTTTAACCCGCAGCCGAAGGCGCAGGCGGCGCTCTGACGGTTGTTTGGTGGATTCCGGTCACGACAACGATACTGCAACCTCTGACGTTCTCAAGAAGCCTTGCCACGCACGGGACCGCGTGAGCAGCGCCTGCGCCTTCGGCTGCGGGTTAAACGATCGGGCAAGGGCTGATCGTGCGTGGGAAGCGATCTGTGTTCTGGTGCTCTGCGTTCGCGGTGGCCCGGCCGCCGTTCGTGGCGGTTGGGTGCCGCAGGCACAAGATGGATCATCGTGGGCGTCGACTACAGATCGG
This DNA window, taken from Fuerstiella marisgermanici, encodes the following:
- a CDS encoding NAD-dependent epimerase/dehydratase family protein, yielding MSKTPINNEELDDWLSTPTDGLRESMRSVFGDVIVLGAAGKMGPTLARMVRRALPDSQQVIAVSRFSNDAAKAELEQHGVRTIRCDLLNRDEVTALPDAPNVIFMAGHKFGTGDRPDLTWMMNAVVPANVGERYKDSRIVMFSTGCVYPLVDVNSGGSVETDVLGPPGEYANSCVARERIFSYYAREFGTPVLLFRLNYAVDLRYGVLHDVATKVLNRQPIDVAMGHVNVIWQGDANARALQCLAHAESPAAAMNVTGRELVSVRELAMRFGELFGVSPEITGAEADTAWLSNASKSFDHFGDVSVSLDEMIQATAGWLQQGGASLGKPTHFETRDGKF
- a CDS encoding ASCH domain-containing protein, with translation MNSAVALAWKTFRLQPDLREEIPQTPTAVFHFCDNEQDANECAELVVAGRKRATCCSLAELETEGVALPKPGDWNVVTGWSGQPVAIIRTVQIEFLRFREVTEEHAAMEGEGDGSLQYWRTAHEAYFRRVLTETQHQFHPDMQLAFEQFELVQAIRA
- a CDS encoding IS1634 family transposase, which encodes MFIRQCHRIKNGRRHAYWALVESYRSASGPRQRVVAWLGKLDEAGRLGVHQAAEVLAGSDEVAPGVTADQSQPLSRQMRFEFDDDASAVTPRWVEVNAAGVRVENLRQFGGPWMALHLIRTLQLDTFLSNAIPEGRELVGWDVSSLILIIARLLEPASELFTAEQWYPKTALRDLLGVSEERVNDNRLYRTLDQLLPHKDALETHLKNRLGHLFDLEYDLLMYDVTSTYFEGQAERNPLAQRGYSRDNRSDCKQVCIGLVVSRCGMPLGYKVFAGNTADVTTVEHIVETMEARYGKSDRIWVMDRGMVSEDNIEFLREGGRRYIVGTPKSMLKKFEHELLKEDWTSIRDGLEVKVVPWPGSDDPDESEDCNTSPETFILCRSRDRSKKEEAITQRFEKKIEESLIRMTARCDKQKRDPMKVEREIGRLLGKNTRAAKLFDVKVTKTDDGAARIEWSKIEATRDWATLSSGCYLLRTNVSDWSDEELWKAYIQLTEAEAAFRIHKSDLSIRPIWHQKEDRVLAHIFVCFLAYVLWKTLGQLCSKAGLGDEPRRVLAELSEIRSMDVVLPTRTGPEIRTRCVSKPSDHQQILLEKLSLKLPSKIIQKQM